Proteins from one Lacrimispora sphenoides genomic window:
- a CDS encoding LPD25 domain-containing protein encodes MNREISRISKLIDVRKYYNDALNQIRSSEDAWKAFLTSEGKFIHYPFDVQLMIHSQRPGATACASYSQWNAINCVPRKGSKGIPYVDYSKRKPQLQYLFDIADVISRNQSPLPQLWNFPEEKSYVSELTGDNSESSIESKMWNYIKGFIDREETEDLLRELNNDDSAILSKEIDELQDYFHASVAYAVFSRCDLDLDICDRLNEPLLRNNSYSVQNLDCNGLYVINDGIIRFSKPVYQEIREQIKLLENAPINVRVETVPVQTPTDERLEETVYSTERPYGQLKLPIFESEDINKKDLAIERITEPITEEDFPGNWNNPIQADQIPKPLLQTVLKTGGNIQHSKFQIEKFYVGTSALEVASDRAKAIKKEYGQSGSSFKPDDGYEGVYSISTMAKEMELQWKTQGLCYRAKVAWNTVEKTIHSMISADEYITPEERLEYRKEIAFSAAMNNTHGFIKIGGAGDFIEFERKGEIWTNPSAEIMLPETAGEISEDKLEQIAEISYTVDTLSGSKLCVNEIKLKMMQEGLVIYSPDESGSLVQTYSADEFNPEYDLMEAVQSSTSLDFTVEQDITLDYKQVIEVNKDEINIDISSPGNYRIEDLHLNDGGGPKAKFKQNIEAIKVLKTIEADQRSATYEEQAVLAGFVGWGGLAYVFDESKDAWANEYQDLHELLTKNEYLAARASTLNAHYTSPLIIQSIYQALENMGVKRGNILEPACGSGNFFGMLPASMSECQLYGVELDDLTGRIAKQLYPDVNISITGYEKTKYPNNFFDGVVGNVPFGDYKVSDRIYDKYNFSIHDYFIAKGLDQLRPGGVMAVITSSWTMDKKNSSARKYFAERANLIGAIRLPDNAFKANAGTEAVTDILFFQKLDHVPDPNPLWLYVDQNIRDKDPIRVGDIVTTSQYDYSTYRKKEFDARVIEIQQMDNKVFYDLQALDDSQTELRQNDENVTLKERGGMVYSCNRYFIENPHMVLGEFQFVSGPFGERLTCRATDSDLNDKLKAVVNKYIHCEFSNTYVKSDAEAEKTNIISADPQVRNYTYALVNDDIYYRTDSVMVLEQISSKDLSRMKAMIELRDMGYELLDAELNNDSDYSIDAKMSKLNELYDIFVEHFGVIHSKENKKLFSKDVTYSFLCSFEIMDDNNDVSGKAALFSKRVINPKAEITHVDTANEALMMSLSEKGRIVLDYMAGLVGKEKSELVSDLRGVIFKDPDKTGEDEYSGFVTADEYLSGNVKRKLEKAIQSVEQDSQYDINVQYLQQVQPEPLEASQIDVRLGATWIEPEYIEQFLKETFQLQDWRFTDTANKSERLTVSFEKLNGEWNISNKVVGDSILLATTKYGTPRKNGFHILENCLNLRDSKVYDQKWNTEKQRYDSILNKEETATCNQKAEAIKAEFENWIFAEPDRRNYLVHKYNNLYNNNRPRQYDGSHLTFPGMNPEIKLMPHQKNAVARTLYGGNALLAHVVGAGKTYEITASVMEQKRISLCNKAMIVVPNHLTEQWGREFTDLYPSANTLVAKKDDFIPARRREFCSKIATGEYDAVIIGHTQFEKIPLSVERQRYYIDRQIAAIERAIEEQKAESGQSFTVKQLEKTEKRLQAKLEKLNNEGKKDNVITFEQLGIDRLYVDESHSYKNLYLYTKMSNVAGIQQTEAQKSTDMYMKCQYMDEITPGKCGIVFASGTPISNSMTELYTNMRYLQSDLLERYGLENFDAWASTFGNIQTAIELSPEGTNYRAKKRFSSFFNIPELMSLWKEAADVQTADMLDLSVPTATYVNVKLKPTKLQEKMVESLAERADAVRNGDIDPSVDNMLKITNDGRKLALDQRLISPNMPDVPVSKANVCAQKAYEIWEQTKAQRSAQIIFCDLSTPKPDGSFSVYDAIKKKLVELGVPTEEIAFIHDAKTDIQKDKLFKQVRSGEKRFLLGSTFMMGAGTNVQRNLIAEHHLDVPWRPSDIEQREGRIIRQGNENDHVWVFRYITSGTFDAYSWQVIENKQKFISQIMTSKSPVRSCADLDEQSLSYAEVKALATGNPYIKEKMELDISVSQLNRELANHKSNIYRYQDDYTIKYPQEISRLKNLNSGIMKDIELYKSNAPVGDEFSMVIGDKTFTDRTEAGEALIAAANEACILRNTEHQLGTYLGFKITARKGDFSIVPQIIIGGEIKYIFDLSMNAVSNISSITRTFHSLEERVKSNEEKLSAAEKQLEIAKIESEKPFPKEELYKSQIERLQELNALLGISEKEQNETGVIDDSTTIKVEAIKSESSWIAFAAYNPDDHPEEYDIVPDMDTVEFIIVGEENMNEMNNNQSTLDNGPEMVKSAERKQDLENMREFGYELFRIGYPKEHVYFQSLKDENDVIEFEYKDDVKGFVTETKTAMNQYTVEELQAYHAGDYSKINSGSIDEKAVEVAIRQLLDIRQREGRHVRQGDPQIFIDGHVCNIIDEWTWNQDDYIMGQCVDDPTFFYVTVGGQTFEFDSRPNRFDVEDHYIHFLSMRDIDRHEAEYGADGRRAFPHLNDAPHDIVFEQVENLESMLDEKEKGIKYDLVFGSVGNGITVWNQKEPIYSRPEDEVHMVSDYRTLAYISPDGAKVTWYAENLPNVVISSIEVAAEEQREKYNPDILTARGIDVERDLSDLSNDSLSEFLKDKEVTYIVESVERYKNGQIDSGDKFILSTKEFMEPLKAFGDKNDEEHNLYVCIVENENRLIYVINEKQLEHEAKRYLLQLQESETNPIVRIDFSESGMFQDSEYMSFIDAYNRLAGYNKAATEMNILGYHKTYFSICTLKENKVHIYDGRYDIGSDSGSLLEHIQDLAQYGTSEIYKAMMKAQCNQEEYKQWEIEQDKIISEWIPGLQSAVMKQVDKESDIAKYQQEYKNFYMEDRLLEEEKKSLIGPLSLDDKQYIFYQNGNQIRKDVTFKEAALGLLTAKGCGNGREYLLTMKVLDQEIPILRGSNAKLEIPVPEIDKVIDISENSDMKNILGYVIATVKPSVIDPYNDLDLSFEEYAAHEGNNIWQNPAVVYRASDIFVSVYEETALNELNKEFKCYLKPQDILEISERKCLGSKPVTLSKKVETSIESVKSLVETYVAEKPESPQPESVLQPD; translated from the coding sequence ATGAATAGGGAAATAAGTCGTATTTCAAAACTTATTGATGTAAGAAAATATTATAATGATGCATTAAATCAAATTCGAAGCTCAGAAGATGCTTGGAAAGCTTTTTTAACAAGCGAGGGTAAGTTCATACACTATCCTTTTGACGTACAGTTAATGATTCATTCACAACGGCCAGGAGCCACGGCGTGTGCGTCTTATTCACAGTGGAACGCAATTAATTGCGTCCCACGCAAAGGAAGTAAAGGTATACCGTATGTAGATTATTCCAAAAGAAAGCCGCAGCTACAATATTTATTTGACATTGCGGATGTTATTTCAAGGAATCAAAGCCCACTCCCTCAATTGTGGAATTTTCCTGAAGAAAAAAGTTATGTTTCTGAATTGACAGGAGACAATTCTGAAAGTTCTATAGAATCAAAGATGTGGAATTACATCAAAGGGTTTATTGACCGAGAAGAGACAGAAGATTTGCTGAGAGAACTTAATAATGATGATTCTGCAATTCTTTCTAAGGAGATAGACGAACTTCAAGATTATTTTCATGCATCCGTTGCATATGCTGTTTTTTCAAGGTGTGATCTCGATTTGGATATTTGTGATAGACTCAATGAACCACTATTAAGAAATAATAGTTATTCTGTTCAGAACTTAGATTGTAATGGGCTATATGTAATAAATGATGGAATTATCAGATTTTCAAAACCAGTTTATCAGGAAATAAGGGAACAGATTAAACTATTGGAAAATGCTCCAATTAATGTAAGAGTAGAAACAGTTCCGGTGCAGACTCCTACAGATGAGAGGCTAGAAGAAACAGTTTATTCGACTGAAAGACCTTATGGCCAGCTTAAATTACCTATTTTTGAAAGCGAAGATATTAATAAAAAGGATCTTGCTATTGAAAGAATAACAGAGCCAATTACGGAGGAAGATTTTCCCGGTAATTGGAATAATCCGATTCAAGCAGATCAGATACCAAAACCATTACTTCAGACTGTTTTAAAAACAGGTGGAAATATTCAGCATAGTAAATTCCAAATTGAAAAATTTTATGTTGGTACTTCGGCATTAGAAGTTGCATCAGATCGAGCTAAGGCTATTAAAAAAGAATATGGTCAATCAGGAAGTTCTTTTAAGCCAGACGATGGCTACGAAGGTGTATATTCTATTAGTACAATGGCCAAGGAAATGGAACTACAATGGAAAACGCAAGGATTATGTTATCGGGCTAAAGTGGCATGGAATACAGTTGAAAAGACAATCCACTCAATGATTAGCGCAGACGAATATATTACCCCAGAAGAACGACTGGAATACAGGAAAGAAATTGCTTTCAGTGCAGCTATGAATAATACACATGGTTTTATTAAAATAGGGGGAGCTGGAGATTTCATAGAGTTTGAGCGGAAAGGAGAGATTTGGACAAATCCTTCTGCTGAAATTATGTTGCCAGAAACTGCGGGAGAAATATCAGAGGACAAGCTTGAACAGATTGCAGAAATTTCTTATACGGTTGATACACTTAGTGGTTCCAAGCTATGTGTGAATGAAATAAAACTGAAAATGATGCAGGAAGGTTTGGTTATTTATTCACCAGATGAGTCTGGTTCTTTGGTACAGACGTATTCCGCAGATGAATTTAATCCGGAGTATGATTTGATGGAAGCTGTACAATCCAGTACCTCTTTGGATTTTACAGTTGAACAGGACATTACACTTGATTATAAACAAGTCATAGAAGTGAACAAAGATGAAATAAATATTGATATTTCATCGCCAGGTAATTATAGAATTGAAGATTTACATTTAAATGATGGTGGTGGGCCTAAGGCCAAGTTTAAGCAAAATATAGAAGCAATTAAAGTATTAAAAACAATAGAGGCGGATCAACGATCTGCCACATATGAAGAACAAGCAGTTTTGGCTGGTTTTGTAGGATGGGGTGGTCTCGCATATGTATTTGATGAGTCGAAAGATGCCTGGGCAAATGAATACCAGGATTTACATGAATTGTTGACAAAGAATGAGTATTTAGCAGCCAGAGCGTCAACACTAAATGCCCATTATACATCTCCATTAATTATCCAAAGTATATACCAGGCACTTGAAAATATGGGGGTAAAAAGGGGGAACATTTTGGAACCGGCCTGTGGTTCTGGTAACTTTTTTGGTATGCTTCCGGCTTCCATGTCTGAATGTCAGCTGTATGGTGTTGAACTTGATGATTTGACTGGTAGAATTGCAAAACAACTTTATCCGGATGTAAATATAAGCATTACTGGGTATGAAAAAACTAAATACCCAAATAATTTTTTTGATGGGGTTGTGGGAAACGTCCCCTTTGGTGATTACAAAGTCTCTGATCGTATCTATGATAAGTATAATTTTTCTATTCATGATTATTTTATTGCTAAGGGCCTAGATCAGCTGCGCCCAGGTGGTGTGATGGCTGTGATAACTTCCAGCTGGACCATGGATAAGAAAAACTCATCAGCCCGAAAGTATTTTGCTGAGAGAGCTAATTTAATAGGTGCAATTCGTCTGCCTGACAATGCATTCAAAGCAAATGCTGGCACGGAAGCAGTGACAGATATACTTTTTTTCCAAAAGTTAGATCATGTACCTGATCCTAACCCGCTATGGTTATATGTGGATCAAAATATTAGAGATAAGGATCCTATAAGAGTTGGGGATATCGTGACAACAAGTCAATATGATTATTCCACATACAGGAAAAAAGAATTTGATGCACGAGTCATAGAAATTCAGCAAATGGATAATAAAGTATTCTACGATTTACAGGCACTAGATGATAGCCAGACTGAACTTAGACAAAATGATGAGAACGTTACATTAAAAGAACGTGGAGGAATGGTCTATAGCTGTAACCGCTATTTCATAGAAAATCCTCATATGGTACTGGGAGAATTTCAATTCGTATCCGGTCCGTTCGGTGAACGATTGACATGCAGGGCTACCGATTCTGATTTGAATGATAAGCTGAAAGCTGTGGTTAATAAATATATCCATTGTGAATTTTCTAATACTTATGTCAAAAGCGATGCTGAAGCGGAAAAAACAAACATTATTTCGGCAGATCCCCAGGTTAGAAACTATACCTATGCTTTGGTGAATGATGATATTTACTATCGCACAGATTCAGTTATGGTTTTAGAGCAAATAAGTTCTAAGGATTTGTCCCGGATGAAAGCAATGATTGAATTGCGGGATATGGGGTATGAGTTGCTGGATGCAGAACTAAATAATGATTCCGATTATAGCATTGATGCTAAAATGTCGAAGCTAAATGAGCTATATGATATATTTGTTGAACATTTTGGTGTAATTCATTCCAAAGAGAATAAGAAGCTGTTTTCAAAGGATGTTACATACAGTTTTCTGTGCAGCTTTGAGATAATGGATGATAACAATGATGTTTCCGGAAAAGCAGCATTATTCTCAAAACGTGTTATCAATCCCAAAGCTGAGATAACACATGTAGACACGGCAAATGAAGCATTGATGATGTCATTATCAGAAAAAGGGCGTATTGTTCTTGATTACATGGCCGGACTTGTGGGGAAAGAGAAAAGCGAGCTAGTTTCTGATCTGAGAGGGGTAATTTTTAAAGACCCAGATAAAACCGGTGAGGATGAGTATTCGGGTTTTGTCACTGCCGACGAATATCTGTCTGGAAATGTAAAACGTAAGCTGGAGAAAGCCATACAAAGTGTGGAGCAAGATTCACAATATGATATAAACGTACAATATTTACAGCAGGTACAGCCTGAACCGTTGGAAGCATCGCAAATAGATGTACGCTTGGGAGCTACCTGGATTGAGCCGGAATACATTGAACAGTTTTTAAAAGAAACATTTCAATTGCAAGATTGGCGATTTACAGATACGGCAAATAAAAGTGAGCGTCTTACGGTATCGTTTGAAAAACTCAATGGTGAATGGAATATCAGTAATAAGGTTGTAGGTGATTCAATACTCCTTGCTACTACCAAGTATGGTACTCCAAGAAAAAATGGGTTTCATATCCTTGAAAACTGTTTGAATTTACGAGATTCAAAAGTTTATGACCAGAAGTGGAACACTGAGAAACAGCGTTACGACTCCATTCTGAATAAAGAGGAAACAGCCACATGTAATCAGAAAGCCGAAGCGATAAAGGCCGAATTCGAGAACTGGATATTTGCGGAACCAGATCGTAGAAATTATCTCGTACATAAGTACAATAATCTTTATAACAACAATCGGCCACGACAGTATGATGGATCTCATCTTACCTTTCCGGGAATGAACCCGGAAATCAAGCTGATGCCCCATCAAAAGAATGCGGTAGCCCGGACTCTATATGGTGGTAATGCTCTGCTTGCTCATGTGGTTGGTGCTGGAAAGACGTATGAAATAACTGCGTCGGTGATGGAACAGAAGCGAATCAGTTTATGTAATAAAGCTATGATTGTAGTTCCTAACCACCTTACTGAGCAATGGGGGCGAGAGTTTACCGATTTATATCCCTCAGCTAACACTTTAGTTGCAAAAAAGGATGATTTTATTCCAGCCAGAAGGCGGGAATTTTGCTCAAAAATTGCTACTGGGGAGTATGATGCGGTAATAATTGGTCATACGCAGTTTGAAAAGATTCCGTTATCAGTTGAGCGGCAGCGGTATTATATTGATCGTCAAATAGCGGCTATAGAGAGAGCTATTGAAGAACAAAAGGCAGAGTCCGGACAATCGTTTACTGTTAAACAGCTGGAAAAAACAGAAAAGAGATTACAGGCCAAGCTTGAAAAGCTAAATAATGAAGGAAAAAAAGATAATGTAATTACATTTGAGCAGTTGGGAATTGATAGATTGTACGTTGATGAAAGCCACAGCTATAAAAATTTATATCTCTATACCAAAATGTCAAATGTAGCTGGCATTCAGCAGACCGAGGCTCAGAAAAGTACCGATATGTACATGAAGTGCCAGTATATGGATGAGATAACTCCGGGAAAATGTGGCATTGTGTTTGCATCTGGTACACCAATCAGTAATTCAATGACAGAACTGTACACAAACATGCGTTATCTTCAGTCAGATTTACTAGAGCGTTATGGATTAGAGAATTTCGATGCATGGGCTTCCACTTTTGGTAATATTCAAACGGCCATAGAGCTGTCTCCAGAGGGAACTAATTACCGAGCTAAAAAAAGGTTTTCAAGCTTTTTTAACATCCCAGAATTAATGAGTCTCTGGAAAGAGGCAGCTGATGTTCAAACAGCCGATATGCTTGATTTGAGTGTACCAACAGCTACTTATGTAAATGTCAAATTAAAGCCGACTAAGCTGCAAGAGAAGATGGTGGAATCTTTAGCTGAACGGGCTGATGCAGTGCGGAATGGGGATATTGATCCAAGCGTAGACAATATGCTGAAAATCACAAACGATGGCCGCAAGTTGGCCCTGGACCAGAGATTGATTAGTCCCAACATGCCGGATGTACCTGTTTCCAAGGCGAATGTTTGTGCACAGAAGGCATATGAGATTTGGGAGCAGACCAAGGCTCAAAGGTCTGCACAAATCATATTCTGTGATTTATCAACACCAAAGCCAGACGGTAGTTTCAGTGTCTACGATGCAATTAAAAAGAAATTGGTTGAACTGGGAGTGCCTACGGAAGAAATTGCATTTATACATGACGCAAAAACTGATATACAGAAAGATAAACTATTTAAGCAGGTTAGAAGCGGAGAGAAGCGATTCCTGCTTGGTTCGACTTTTATGATGGGAGCCGGAACTAATGTGCAGCGGAACCTGATTGCTGAACATCATCTGGATGTTCCATGGCGGCCATCAGATATAGAGCAGCGTGAAGGGCGAATTATCAGGCAGGGCAATGAGAATGACCATGTTTGGGTTTTCAGGTATATAACAAGCGGCACGTTCGATGCATATTCCTGGCAGGTCATCGAGAATAAGCAAAAGTTTATCAGTCAGATTATGACTTCCAAATCTCCGGTCCGTAGTTGTGCTGACCTGGATGAACAATCTTTATCTTATGCAGAGGTTAAGGCATTGGCTACCGGCAATCCATATATTAAAGAAAAAATGGAGTTGGATATTTCTGTAAGCCAGTTAAATCGGGAACTTGCAAACCATAAGAGCAATATTTATCGGTATCAGGATGATTACACAATAAAGTATCCGCAGGAAATAAGTCGGTTGAAGAACCTAAATTCTGGCATTATGAAGGATATCGAGCTATACAAAAGTAATGCACCAGTCGGTGATGAATTTTCCATGGTAATAGGAGATAAAACATTCACTGATCGAACGGAAGCTGGGGAGGCGTTGATAGCAGCGGCAAATGAAGCCTGTATCTTACGAAATACCGAACACCAGCTGGGGACCTATCTGGGATTCAAAATAACTGCAAGAAAAGGTGATTTTTCTATAGTTCCTCAGATTATTATTGGCGGGGAGATTAAATATATATTCGATTTGAGCATGAATGCGGTTAGTAATATATCTTCAATCACACGGACTTTCCACTCGCTTGAGGAAAGAGTTAAGTCCAATGAGGAGAAATTATCTGCAGCTGAGAAACAGTTGGAAATTGCAAAAATAGAATCAGAGAAACCTTTTCCGAAGGAAGAACTCTACAAAAGTCAGATTGAACGCCTGCAAGAATTAAATGCTTTATTGGGGATATCTGAGAAAGAGCAAAACGAAACGGGGGTTATAGATGATTCTACGACTATTAAAGTTGAAGCAATAAAAAGTGAATCGTCCTGGATTGCGTTTGCGGCCTATAATCCGGATGATCATCCAGAAGAATACGATATAGTACCAGATATGGATACGGTAGAATTTATTATCGTAGGAGAAGAAAATATGAATGAAATGAATAATAATCAATCAACTTTGGATAATGGACCAGAGATGGTAAAGTCGGCTGAAAGGAAGCAGGACCTTGAAAATATGAGGGAATTTGGATATGAGTTGTTCCGTATTGGCTATCCTAAAGAGCATGTTTATTTTCAGTCACTCAAAGATGAGAACGATGTAATTGAATTTGAATATAAAGATGATGTGAAGGGATTCGTTACTGAGACAAAAACAGCTATGAATCAATATACTGTGGAGGAATTACAGGCTTATCATGCTGGTGATTATAGCAAGATTAACTCTGGTTCAATTGACGAAAAAGCAGTTGAAGTTGCAATAAGGCAGCTTTTGGATATTAGACAACGAGAAGGGCGTCATGTTCGTCAGGGAGATCCCCAAATTTTTATTGATGGTCATGTTTGTAATATTATAGATGAGTGGACATGGAATCAAGATGATTATATTATGGGGCAATGCGTGGATGACCCCACATTCTTTTACGTTACTGTAGGAGGTCAAACTTTTGAGTTCGATAGTAGGCCGAACAGATTTGATGTTGAGGATCATTATATCCATTTCTTATCAATGCGGGATATTGACCGTCACGAAGCAGAATACGGGGCTGATGGGCGACGGGCTTTTCCTCATTTGAACGATGCCCCACATGATATTGTATTTGAGCAGGTAGAAAACCTTGAGTCTATGCTGGACGAAAAGGAAAAGGGAATCAAATATGACCTGGTATTTGGCAGTGTTGGAAATGGAATTACTGTATGGAATCAGAAGGAACCAATTTATTCCCGTCCAGAGGATGAGGTGCATATGGTATCCGATTATCGTACATTAGCTTATATTTCACCAGATGGAGCCAAGGTAACATGGTATGCTGAAAATCTTCCAAATGTTGTAATTTCATCAATTGAGGTTGCAGCTGAAGAACAAAGGGAAAAGTATAATCCAGACATACTTACTGCAAGAGGAATTGATGTAGAAAGGGATTTGTCAGATTTGTCAAATGACTCATTATCAGAATTTCTTAAAGATAAAGAAGTGACTTATATTGTTGAATCAGTGGAACGCTATAAAAATGGGCAAATTGATTCTGGTGATAAATTTATATTATCAACAAAAGAATTTATGGAACCCTTAAAGGCATTCGGAGATAAAAATGATGAGGAACACAATCTGTATGTGTGTATTGTGGAGAATGAAAACCGTCTAATATATGTGATTAATGAGAAGCAATTGGAGCATGAAGCCAAAAGATATTTATTGCAATTGCAGGAATCTGAAACGAATCCCATTGTTAGAATTGATTTTAGTGAATCTGGCATGTTTCAGGATTCGGAATATATGAGTTTCATTGATGCGTATAATCGCCTTGCTGGTTATAATAAGGCAGCAACAGAAATGAACATTTTGGGATATCATAAAACCTATTTTTCTATCTGTACATTAAAGGAAAATAAAGTGCATATTTATGATGGGCGTTATGATATCGGTTCAGATTCGGGTAGTCTGCTGGAACATATACAGGATCTAGCTCAATATGGAACTAGTGAAATATATAAAGCAATGATGAAAGCTCAATGTAATCAAGAAGAGTATAAGCAATGGGAAATTGAACAGGATAAAATTATTAGTGAATGGATTCCGGGTTTACAGTCAGCCGTTATGAAACAAGTTGATAAAGAATCTGATATTGCCAAGTACCAGCAAGAATATAAAAACTTTTATATGGAGGATAGGCTACTTGAAGAAGAAAAGAAAAGTCTCATAGGCCCGTTATCCTTAGATGATAAACAATATATATTTTATCAGAACGGAAATCAAATTCGGAAAGATGTAACATTTAAGGAAGCAGCACTTGGGTTACTAACTGCAAAAGGTTGTGGAAACGGGAGAGAGTATCTTCTTACTATGAAGGTATTAGATCAGGAGATTCCTATTCTTCGTGGCTCCAATGCTAAGTTAGAAATACCAGTACCAGAAATTGATAAGGTAATTGACATATCTGAGAATAGTGATATGAAAAATATCCTTGGATATGTGATAGCTACTGTTAAACCGAGTGTGATAGATCCATATAATGATTTGGATTTGTCTTTTGAAGAATATGCAGCACATGAAGGCAACAATATCTGGCAGAATCCGGCCGTTGTATATCGGGCCAGTGATATTTTTGTCAGTGTATATGAAGAAACAGCCCTTAATGAGCTGAATAAGGAATTTAAATGCTACTTAAAACCACAAGATATTTTGGAAATATCAGAACGAAAGTGTTTAGGTAGTAAACCAGTTACTTTATCAAAGAAAGTGGAAACTTCGATAGAATCGGTAAAATCATTGGTTGAAACCTATGTAGCAGAAAAGCCAGAATCACCCCAACCAGAATCAGTTTTGCAGCCTGATTAA